From Thamnophis elegans isolate rThaEle1 chromosome 12, rThaEle1.pri, whole genome shotgun sequence, one genomic window encodes:
- the LOC116515933 gene encoding LOW QUALITY PROTEIN: highly divergent homeobox-like (The sequence of the model RefSeq protein was modified relative to this genomic sequence to represent the inferred CDS: deleted 2 bases in 1 codon), with product MIGGADFIVTPGPTQPKPAEFGALGPPVAAPPAPQSTMNLRSVFTAEQQRILQRYYENGMTNQSKNCFQLILQCAQETKLDFSVVRTWVGNKRRKMSSKNTMDSGGSPSATASSTLTVPPEVAVQNVVSIARSQSQQSSWTSSNNDVIVTGIYNPATSSSRLVSSKQTNSLMSDMHKNSLSRSAGKSDPEFQRQHIAVTRQAPHCKNASLFLGEKTIILSRQTSVLNSGNSIYNHTKKSYGGSSVQTAELVLPQKPVLCHRPYKMDQVGCQRLQKPEHPILASSVPSGQRSNIRDPSCSTHNLEIREVFSLAVTDQSLGGSREKALSTSGEGSCLSIAMETGDVDDEYAREEELASMGAQIQNYSRLTSTPLRVENPGSVFLGSGRSMGCNSHVLNARNLHNNILYHNRDYRLPSRTSLHSTSSTLYSSSHPSRSNLSSHFAASNQLRLSQNQNNYQISGNLTVPWITGCSRKRALQDRTQFSDRDLATLKKYWDKGMTSLGSVCREKIEAVAAELNVDCEIVRTWIGNRRRKYRLMGIEVPPPRGGPAVFSSQSDSSDKSIPIPGDDPLTDIGEDNDRNDEVSICLSEGSSQEEHNEVLPNEGMGHKEEDHTTVSSDNVKIEIIDDEESDMISNSEVDQMSSLLDYKNEEVRFIESELEHQKQKYFELQTFTRSLILAVKTDDKDQQQALLADLPPELEEMDFNHTSPEPDDTSFSLSSSSEKNALDSL from the exons ATGATCGGAGGCGCTGATTTCATT GTGACGCCGGGACCGACCCAGCCGAAACCGGCTGAATTCGGAGCCCTGGGGCCCCCCGTGGCCGCCCCGCCCGCCCCACAGAGCACG atgAATCTGCGTTCTGTATTTACTGCAGAACAACAGAGGATATTGCAGCGTTACTAtgaaaatggaatgacaaatcaGAGTAAAAATTGCTTTCAGCTCATATTACAGTGTGCACAAGAAACTAAGCTGGACTTCAGTGTAGTCAGG ACGTGGgttggaaacaaaagaagaaagatgAGTAGTAAGAACACCATGGATTCTGGAGGAAGCCCATCTGCCACAGCCAGCAGCACATTGACAGTGCCTCCGGAAGTGGCTGTTCAAAACGTGGTCAGCATCGCCCGTTCCCAGAGCCAGCAGTCCTCGTGGACGTCCTCCAACAACGACGTCATAGTCACTGGCATCTATAACCCAGCTACTTCATCCAGCCGACTGGTCTCCAGTAAACAGACTAACTCCCTGATGAGCGATATGCATAAAAACTCCCTGTCAAGGTCCGCTGGGAAGAGTGATCCCGAATTCCAGCGGCAACACATCGCGGTGACCCGCCAAGCTCCCCACTGTAAAAACGCTTCGCTGTTCCTGGGTGAGAAAACCATCATCCTCTCCAGGCAAACCAGCGTGCTGAATTCAGGGAATTCTATTTATAACCACACGAAGAAAAGTTATGGCGGCTCGTCGGTTCAGACGGCGGAATTAGTGTTACCTCAGAAGCCCGTCTTGTGCCACCGGCCGTACAAAATGGACCAGGTGGGCTGCCAACGGTTGCAAAAACCAGAGCACCCCATCCTCGCTTCCTCCGTTCCATCCGGGCAGAGATCGAACATTAGAGATCCTTCCTGCAGCACCCACAATTTGGAAATCCGAGAGGTTTTTTCATTGGCTGTGACCGACCAGTCCCTGGGAGGAAGCCGTGAGAAGGCCCTGTCAACTTCTGGAGAAGGCAGTTGCCTGTCTATCGCGATGGAAACCGGGGATGTGGACGACGAATATGCCAGAGAGGAAGAGTTGGCCTCCATGGGTGCCCAGATACAAAACTACTCCCGGTTAACCAGCACGCCCCTCCGCGTCGAGAATCCGGGATCCGTTTTTTTGGGCTCGGGCAGGAGCATGGGTTGCAATTCGCATGTGCTGAATGCGAGGAACTTGCACAACAATATCTTGTATCACAACAGAGACTATCGTTTACCTTCACGGACTTCGTTGCATAGCACATCCAGTACGCTCTATAGCAGTTCCCATCCATCAAGAAGTAACCTTTCTTCTCATTTTGCAGCATCCAATCAACTAAGGCTATCTCAGAACCAAAATAATTATCAG ATTTCAGGAAACCTTACTGTGCCTTGGATTACTGGGTGCTCCAGGAAAAGAGCA ttacaggACCGTACGCAATTCAGCGACCGAGATTTAGCCACCCTTAAGAAATACTGGGATAAAGGTATGACCAGCCTTGGGTCGGTTTGCAGAGAGAAAATTGAAGCCGTGGCTGCGGAATTAAACGTTGACTGTGAAATAGTAAGG ACTTGGATCGGAAATAGGAGACGGAAGTATCGTTTGATGGGCATTGAAGTCCCTCCCCCGCGAGGTGGCCCTGCCGTTTTTTCGAGTCAGTCTGATTCCAGTGATAAATCGATACCCATTCCAGGCGATGATCCCCTGACTGATATAGGAGAGGATAATGACAGGAATGATGAAGTGTCCATCTGCTTATCGGAAGGAAGCTCCCAAG AAGAACACAATGAAGTTCTTCCAAATGAAGGCAtgggccacaaagaagaggaccACACTACTGTATCTTCAGATAATGTG aaaatagaaataatagacgATGAAGAAAGCGATATGATAAGTAATTCTGAAGTGGATCAGATGAGCTCTCTTCTGGATTACAAA aACGAGGAAGTAAGGTTCATTGAGAGTGAACTGGAGCATCAAAAACAGAAGTATTTTGAACTCCAGACTTTCACAAGAAGTTTGATACTTGCTGTGAAAACAGATGATAAAGATCAGCAGCAG GCACTTCTAGCCGATTTACCTCCAGAATTGGAAGAGATGGATTTCAACCATACATCTCCAGAACCCGACGATACCTCATTCAGCTTGTCATCTTCATCCGAAAAAAATGCCTTGGAcagtttgtga